A stretch of the Filimonas lacunae genome encodes the following:
- a CDS encoding metallophosphoesterase, producing the protein MRIIFVLLVLCTQLSYPYAQELIRGPYLQIATSSSIVIRWRTDLPATGLVTFGTDSLQSNTIIEDSFPTNEHVVQLINLLPHTKYYYKIGISKSHLLSDTYNFFYTMPVPGTSELYRIGVFGDCGNNSTNQRNVRDQLEKYLDTNHLDSWILLGDNAYWSGTEDQYQSGFFNLYKNNLLKNAPLWPSPGNHDYANSTSLQISHAMPYYNIFSFPVNGEAGGIASHNASYYSFDLGNIHFLSLDSYGMETEKRYKLYDTLSPQVQWIKKDLDSNKNKDWIIAYWHHPPYTMGSHNSDVETDLVRIRQNFIRILERYGVDLILCGHSHVYERSSLMKGFYDNAALFNQDKHTLSSSSGLYDGSDNSCPYIKDYDGTVYVVTGSSGQLGGQAPGFPMKMMQYSNSQNGGSMLLEVQQNRLNAKWICADGTIRDQFVMMKSVNQFHQYTVAEGSNLMLQASYLGSYNWSTGNTNKSALSITPSIGLHNYTVRDNYNCLADTFSVQVIAADWKKEVTIVPNPSPSGTVKIKIQNDYPIAASLILTDMSGRIIYQTHLSLTKSPQAFLPGGLPKGIYNLTVIINSKISTQKMLILE; encoded by the coding sequence ATGAGAATAATTTTTGTATTGCTCGTTTTATGTACACAATTGTCCTATCCCTATGCACAGGAATTAATAAGAGGTCCTTATTTGCAAATAGCTACTTCCAGCAGCATTGTTATCAGATGGCGAACAGACCTTCCAGCGACCGGCCTGGTTACGTTTGGAACAGATAGCTTACAAAGCAATACCATCATAGAAGACTCATTCCCAACTAATGAACATGTAGTTCAATTAATCAATCTGCTACCTCATACAAAATACTATTATAAAATAGGCATCAGTAAAAGCCACCTGCTCTCAGACACCTACAACTTTTTTTATACCATGCCTGTACCAGGCACTTCAGAACTATACCGCATTGGCGTATTTGGAGATTGTGGCAATAACTCAACCAACCAACGAAATGTAAGAGACCAACTGGAAAAATATCTTGATACCAATCATCTTGATTCCTGGATTCTTTTGGGAGATAACGCTTATTGGAGTGGGACTGAAGACCAGTACCAATCTGGTTTTTTTAATCTTTATAAAAACAACCTGCTAAAAAACGCTCCCTTATGGCCCAGCCCTGGCAACCATGATTATGCCAATAGTACCAGTTTGCAAATCAGCCATGCAATGCCCTATTACAACATTTTCAGTTTTCCGGTCAATGGCGAAGCTGGTGGAATAGCCTCACATAATGCTTCTTATTACTCTTTTGACTTGGGGAATATTCACTTCCTATCCTTAGACTCGTATGGAATGGAAACAGAAAAGAGATATAAACTTTATGATACATTAAGCCCGCAGGTTCAATGGATAAAAAAAGACCTGGATTCCAATAAAAACAAAGATTGGATTATAGCCTACTGGCATCACCCACCTTATACTATGGGCTCACACAACTCAGATGTAGAAACTGACCTGGTAAGAATAAGACAAAACTTCATCCGTATATTAGAAAGATATGGGGTAGATCTTATTTTATGCGGGCACAGCCATGTTTATGAAAGATCTTCGCTTATGAAGGGATTTTACGATAATGCAGCCTTGTTTAATCAGGACAAGCATACACTGAGTAGTTCGTCGGGCCTTTATGATGGAAGTGATAACTCTTGTCCTTATATTAAAGATTATGATGGCACTGTGTATGTAGTAACAGGTTCTTCAGGACAGCTGGGTGGTCAAGCCCCGGGATTTCCAATGAAAATGATGCAATATTCTAACTCACAAAATGGCGGCAGTATGCTATTAGAAGTGCAGCAGAACAGATTGAATGCAAAGTGGATTTGTGCTGATGGAACAATCCGTGACCAGTTTGTAATGATGAAAAGTGTAAATCAGTTTCATCAATATACCGTTGCTGAGGGAAGTAATCTTATGCTACAAGCTTCTTATTTAGGCAGCTACAACTGGAGTACAGGCAATACAAACAAATCAGCCTTATCAATAACCCCATCCATAGGCTTACATAACTATACTGTTCGCGACAATTACAATTGCCTGGCAGATACCTTTTCAGTACAAGTCATTGCCGCTGACTGGAAGAAAGAAGTTACTATAGTACCTAACCCTTCTCCAAGTGGCACGGTAAAAATAAAAATTCAAAATGACTACCCAATAGCCGCCTCATTGATACTCACCGATATGTCAGGCAGAATCATTTATCAAACCCATTTATCCCTAACAAAAAGCCCCCAGGCATTTTTACCTGGAGGCTTACCAAAAGGAATATATAACTTAACTGTAATTATTAACAGTAAAATAAGTACGCAAAAAATGCTAATACTGGAATAA
- a CDS encoding cytochrome-c peroxidase: MTRIFAISLLLAILVMTLSLTKWDTNEIGVDYTLAYIRNNCVGFASATSQLNSEIEKLASGNSASLAKAKEKLFTCRANYKKLEFFLEYFLPYPTNIYNRPVTFEIEDPLPEYQSPIGLQVIEQLLYGNQEEIDLKSLKEQAAAVADAAQDLRKSLYGLSISDSRILESIRLEMIRIATLGITGYDTPASGNCITETNAALGAVQTVLQPYLQIKNVPVADTVDKYLNQCLHATMQTDFNSFDRLAFLHDAMLPLQNSLGQLIKDLKLEICSQPYINYNAPHIFSRDFLTVDAPNENALTDRKLIAIGKKLFFDPILSANHQKSCASCHQPGKFFTDKLAKGLSIDNHTFLKRNTPGLLYAAFQRKQFWDGRVSSLEDQVTDVITNSKEMNGDTTVILQQLNQHPEYSKLLQPYVQATSDNTINMAIVTKAIAAYERSLAPMNSLFDKYMNGQISKLTPLQKEGFNLFMGKAQCATCHFPPLFNSLLPPAFDISEFEVIGTPLNKHLTKAITDTDSGYYHTVPLSFTIQSFKVPTVRNIARTAPYMHNGAFSNLQQILDFYNKGGGVGIGIAVPHQTLSEQPLQLTGRELKAIKSFLHTLTDQLSDTQNNTLQP; this comes from the coding sequence ATGACACGCATATTTGCAATATCTCTACTGCTTGCCATTCTGGTGATGACGCTTAGTCTCACCAAATGGGATACAAATGAGATTGGCGTAGACTATACTCTGGCTTATATTCGCAATAATTGCGTAGGTTTTGCCTCGGCCACCAGTCAGCTAAATAGTGAAATTGAAAAGTTGGCTTCAGGCAATTCAGCTTCCCTGGCAAAAGCGAAAGAAAAACTGTTTACCTGCAGGGCTAACTACAAAAAACTGGAATTTTTTTTAGAATACTTCCTGCCATATCCAACCAATATTTATAACCGACCGGTAACATTTGAAATAGAGGATCCATTACCAGAATATCAAAGCCCTATAGGCTTACAAGTGATAGAGCAGCTACTCTATGGCAACCAAGAGGAGATAGACCTGAAAAGCTTAAAGGAACAAGCAGCTGCAGTTGCTGATGCTGCCCAGGATCTTCGCAAATCACTTTATGGCTTATCTATATCAGACTCCAGGATTCTGGAAAGCATTCGCCTGGAAATGATCAGAATTGCCACACTAGGAATTACAGGTTACGACACACCTGCTTCCGGAAATTGTATCACAGAAACAAATGCAGCTCTGGGGGCTGTGCAAACAGTATTACAACCTTATCTGCAAATAAAAAATGTACCTGTTGCTGATACGGTGGATAAATACCTGAACCAATGCCTGCATGCCACTATGCAGACTGATTTTAATTCTTTCGACAGGCTAGCATTTCTACATGATGCCATGCTCCCTCTTCAAAACAGCCTGGGGCAACTGATTAAAGATTTAAAACTTGAAATCTGTTCTCAGCCTTATATCAATTATAACGCTCCGCATATTTTTAGTCGGGACTTTCTTACAGTAGATGCACCTAATGAAAATGCATTAACAGATAGAAAGCTAATAGCCATTGGCAAAAAGCTTTTTTTTGACCCCATTCTATCCGCCAACCATCAAAAAAGCTGTGCGTCATGTCATCAACCTGGCAAATTCTTTACAGACAAGCTTGCCAAAGGGCTTTCTATTGATAACCATACCTTCCTGAAACGGAATACTCCCGGATTGCTATACGCTGCATTTCAACGGAAACAGTTCTGGGATGGCAGAGTTAGCAGTCTTGAAGATCAGGTAACAGATGTAATAACCAATTCAAAAGAAATGAACGGAGATACAACTGTGATCCTGCAGCAGCTCAACCAGCATCCGGAATACAGCAAACTTCTCCAGCCATATGTTCAGGCTACATCAGATAACACTATCAATATGGCGATTGTTACTAAGGCAATAGCTGCTTATGAACGCAGCCTGGCTCCTATGAATTCGCTGTTTGATAAGTATATGAATGGACAAATCTCTAAACTTACACCACTACAAAAAGAAGGCTTTAATTTATTCATGGGCAAAGCCCAATGCGCTACCTGTCATTTCCCCCCCTTGTTTAACAGCTTGTTACCACCTGCATTTGACATTTCAGAATTTGAAGTGATTGGCACTCCTCTGAATAAGCATTTAACAAAAGCTATTACGGATACAGATAGCGGCTACTATCATACGGTACCATTATCCTTTACAATACAATCTTTTAAAGTACCTACAGTAAGGAATATCGCGCGCACTGCCCCTTACATGCACAACGGTGCCTTTTCTAATCTACAGCAGATACTGGATTTTTATAACAAAGGAGGTGGAGTAGGCATTGGCATAGCAGTTCCACATCAAACCCTTTCTGAACAACCGCTTCAACTAACAGGCAGAGAATTGAAAGCCATTAAAAGCTTTTTACATACACTCACCGACCAACTATCCGACACGCAAAATAATACCTTACAACCATGA
- a CDS encoding CotH kinase family protein, producing the protein MFSRLKKLAVFALAVVLLNTACKKDHVEAVVVPESSDKALVSLKFKAVNNPGRLTEDIICIVGDSTVTGVFPALNGKMDSLIATFEINGKEVLAGSVVQHSDTTLNDFTAPVTYTVKADNGDEKKYTVSLSQFTGLPIVYLTTVDAAAITSKEDYVNGHISINGNGLLFNSYEGDMQIRGRGNTTWDMPKKPYKIKLNSKAEILGMPADKEWALLANYSDKSLMRNYLAFETSKILELEYTPRYQFVEVFLNGTYVGNYQLGEHIKVATNRVNIKELDEDDISASKISGGYRLEVDARLDEPNWFYSAQGVPFTIKDPDEGVIAQNTYIQNYIQATEDAIYGSSFTDPTKGYAAYINPTTFINWFWVNELFKNNDALFHQSVLMYKDRDSLLKMGPVWDFDIAAGNIDYNGNDNPEGWWVKNAKWMSRLFEDKVFAQQAITRWQSVRTRLNKLQDKIDATAAYLKYSQGANFKTWDILNIYVMPNAVVTGSYDGEVAYLKSWLTSRINWIDAHLQELASSGTN; encoded by the coding sequence ATGTTCTCCCGTTTAAAAAAGCTTGCAGTCTTTGCTTTAGCTGTAGTATTATTGAATACAGCCTGTAAAAAAGACCATGTAGAAGCCGTTGTTGTGCCGGAATCTTCAGACAAAGCACTCGTTTCTCTAAAATTTAAGGCAGTAAATAACCCCGGCCGTTTAACAGAAGATATAATATGTATTGTGGGCGATAGTACAGTTACAGGTGTGTTTCCTGCATTAAACGGTAAGATGGATTCTTTAATAGCCACTTTTGAAATCAATGGAAAGGAAGTACTTGCCGGTAGTGTTGTTCAACACTCAGATACCACATTGAATGATTTTACTGCGCCGGTTACATACACTGTAAAGGCAGACAATGGCGACGAAAAAAAGTATACAGTTTCTCTCTCTCAATTTACGGGTTTACCTATAGTTTATCTTACCACGGTTGACGCTGCGGCCATCACCTCAAAAGAAGATTATGTAAACGGGCACATTTCTATTAATGGTAACGGACTGCTATTTAATAGCTATGAGGGGGATATGCAAATCAGGGGCAGGGGCAACACTACCTGGGATATGCCTAAGAAGCCATATAAAATAAAATTGAACAGTAAAGCGGAAATATTAGGGATGCCTGCTGATAAAGAATGGGCATTGCTGGCTAATTATTCTGATAAATCATTGATGCGTAACTATCTGGCATTTGAAACGAGCAAAATTCTGGAATTAGAATATACTCCTCGTTATCAATTTGTAGAAGTATTTCTGAATGGAACCTATGTAGGAAATTATCAGTTAGGGGAACATATTAAAGTTGCCACGAACAGGGTAAATATTAAAGAGCTGGATGAAGATGATATAAGTGCGTCTAAAATATCGGGGGGATACAGGTTGGAAGTAGATGCTCGCCTGGATGAGCCTAATTGGTTCTATAGTGCGCAAGGTGTTCCCTTTACTATTAAAGATCCTGATGAGGGAGTAATTGCTCAGAACACTTATATCCAAAACTATATACAGGCTACCGAAGATGCTATTTATGGAAGCAGCTTTACCGATCCCACTAAAGGATATGCTGCTTATATCAATCCCACCACCTTTATTAACTGGTTTTGGGTGAATGAATTATTTAAGAATAATGATGCGTTGTTTCATCAAAGTGTTTTAATGTATAAAGATCGGGATAGTTTATTGAAAATGGGCCCGGTATGGGACTTTGATATTGCAGCTGGAAACATCGACTATAACGGAAATGATAACCCTGAGGGCTGGTGGGTGAAGAATGCCAAATGGATGTCACGTTTGTTTGAAGATAAGGTATTTGCTCAGCAGGCAATTACACGTTGGCAAAGTGTGCGCACCAGGCTTAATAAGTTGCAGGACAAAATTGACGCAACAGCTGCTTACCTGAAGTATTCGCAGGGTGCTAATTTTAAAACCTGGGATATCTTAAACATATATGTAATGCCCAATGCAGTAGTAACGGGGTCGTATGATGGTGAAGTCGCCTATTTGAAAAGCTGGTTAACCAGCAGAATAAACTGGATTGATGCTCATTTGCAGGAATTAGCTTCTTCAGGAACCAATTAG
- the rfbA gene encoding glucose-1-phosphate thymidylyltransferase RfbA, translated as MKGIILAGGSGTRLYPITKGISKQLMPIYDKPMIYYPLSVLMLAGIKDILVITTPEDSTQFKRLLGDGKKLGCSFSYAVQATPNGLAQAFVIGEKFVGDDKVALILGDNIFWGAGFSQLVQSFNNVDGAAIFAYEVHDPERYGVVEFDEDFKALSIEEKPAVPKSSYAVPGLYFYDNQVIEIAKNIAPSPRGEYEITDVNRVYLEKGDLHVGVMNRGVAWLDTGTFESLSDACEFVRVIEKRQATKVGCIEEVAYRMGFIDENQLLVLAEEYAKSGYGRYLKGLVK; from the coding sequence ATGAAAGGAATTATTCTTGCTGGTGGGTCTGGCACCCGTTTATATCCTATTACAAAAGGCATTAGCAAACAGTTAATGCCTATTTATGATAAACCAATGATTTACTACCCGTTGTCAGTTCTGATGCTGGCGGGTATTAAGGATATTCTGGTAATTACTACTCCTGAAGATAGTACTCAGTTTAAGCGTCTTTTGGGAGATGGCAAAAAGCTGGGATGTTCTTTCTCTTATGCAGTGCAGGCAACTCCTAATGGATTGGCTCAGGCATTTGTTATAGGAGAAAAGTTTGTGGGGGATGATAAAGTTGCCCTTATATTGGGAGATAATATTTTCTGGGGTGCTGGTTTTAGTCAGTTAGTTCAGTCATTCAACAATGTGGATGGTGCTGCTATTTTTGCCTACGAGGTGCATGATCCGGAGAGGTATGGAGTAGTAGAATTTGATGAAGATTTCAAAGCGCTGTCTATAGAAGAAAAGCCAGCTGTTCCAAAATCCAGCTACGCTGTGCCCGGGTTATATTTTTATGATAACCAGGTGATTGAAATAGCTAAAAACATAGCACCTTCTCCGCGTGGAGAATATGAAATCACGGACGTGAATAGAGTTTACCTGGAAAAAGGCGACCTGCATGTGGGCGTAATGAACAGGGGGGTTGCCTGGTTAGATACAGGTACCTTTGAATCGTTAAGTGATGCTTGTGAGTTTGTGCGCGTAATAGAAAAAAGGCAGGCCACCAAAGTAGGCTGTATTGAAGAAGTGGCTTATCGTATGGGCTTTATAGATGAAAATCAATTATTGGTGCTGGCTGAAGAATATGCCAAAAGCGGATATGGCAGGTATTTGAAAGGATTGGTAAAATAG
- a CDS encoding GHMP family kinase ATP-binding protein, with protein sequence MLYRSKAPLRLGLAGGGTDVSPYSDLYGGAILNATISLHAHSSIELLDEPKIVLEALDRGEMEVFDATLPLPIEGKLQLAKGIINRIAKDYGMPKAPGFKLSTYVDAPAGSGLGTSSTLVVSIIGAFAEALKLPLGEYDIAHYAFEIERKDLQLAGGKQDQYAATFGGFNFMEFYADDKVIVNPLRIRQEYLHELENNLVLYFTATSRESANIIKEQQANVNNNRQDSLVAMHNLKEQARLMKEALLRGQLHEIGAILDYGFQEKTKMAHNISNSLIEEVYNKAKNAGATGGKISGAGGGGFMFFYCPGNTRYAVTEVLKAMGGEVKKFSFTQHGQTSWTAR encoded by the coding sequence ATGTTATATAGGAGTAAAGCCCCCCTTAGGTTAGGACTGGCAGGCGGTGGAACAGATGTAAGTCCCTACAGCGATTTATATGGTGGTGCTATCTTAAATGCCACCATTTCTTTACATGCCCATTCCTCTATCGAACTATTGGATGAACCCAAAATAGTACTGGAAGCATTGGATAGAGGGGAGATGGAAGTGTTTGATGCAACATTGCCTTTGCCTATCGAAGGCAAATTACAGTTGGCTAAAGGAATTATTAATCGTATAGCCAAAGACTATGGTATGCCCAAAGCTCCTGGTTTTAAATTATCTACCTATGTGGATGCGCCAGCAGGTTCAGGGCTGGGCACATCATCTACATTGGTCGTTTCTATCATAGGGGCATTTGCCGAGGCTTTAAAACTGCCACTGGGTGAATATGATATTGCGCATTACGCATTTGAAATAGAAAGAAAGGATCTGCAACTGGCAGGAGGGAAACAGGATCAATATGCTGCTACTTTTGGCGGGTTTAACTTTATGGAGTTTTACGCAGATGATAAAGTAATTGTAAACCCATTGCGCATCCGACAGGAATATCTGCACGAGCTGGAGAATAATCTGGTTTTATATTTTACTGCTACCAGCAGAGAATCTGCCAATATCATTAAAGAACAACAAGCGAATGTGAATAATAACAGGCAGGATTCGCTGGTTGCTATGCATAACCTGAAGGAACAGGCTCGCCTCATGAAAGAAGCGTTGTTGCGGGGCCAGTTGCACGAAATTGGTGCAATTTTGGACTATGGTTTCCAGGAAAAAACAAAAATGGCCCATAATATCTCCAATTCTCTTATTGAAGAGGTATACAATAAAGCCAAGAATGCAGGTGCTACCGGAGGAAAAATATCAGGGGCAGGCGGTGGCGGATTTATGTTTTTTTATTGTCCGGGTAATACTAGATACGCAGTCACAGAAGTGTTAAAAGCAATGGGGGGTGAGGTTAAGAAGTTTTCCTTTACCCAGCATGGGCAAACCAGTTGGACTGCAAGGTAA